From Pseudanabaena sp. PCC 6802, one genomic window encodes:
- a CDS encoding DUF1622 domain-containing protein → MEYLEKSLYALAAFLKLILEGISVLCILLGLLQVLQQVLMSTRRSHRLTSSIVFTDFRIRFGAWLLLALEFQLAADIVNTTVAPSFEALGKLGTIAVIRTFLNYFLNRELAETLQSKKLLNAGSDARDRE, encoded by the coding sequence ATGGAATATCTCGAAAAGAGCCTTTACGCATTAGCAGCGTTTCTCAAACTGATTCTCGAAGGAATCTCAGTTCTATGTATTTTACTGGGACTGCTCCAGGTCCTGCAACAGGTGTTGATGTCAACAAGGCGATCGCACAGGCTAACCTCCTCTATTGTTTTTACTGACTTTCGCATCAGGTTTGGGGCATGGCTGTTATTAGCCCTAGAATTTCAGTTGGCTGCCGATATCGTCAACACGACTGTTGCCCCGTCGTTTGAGGCGCTTGGGAAGTTGGGGACGATCGCCGTTATTCGCACTTTCCTCAATTACTTTTTAAATAGAGAACTAGCAGAAACCCTGCAAAGCAAAAAACTACTGAATGCAGGCTCTGATGCTAGAGATCGCGAATAA
- a CDS encoding arylsulfatase: protein MPNGQPNILIIWGDDIGQSNLSCYSHGLMGYQTPNIDRIAKEGILFTDYYGEQSCTAGRSAFITGQCVFRTGLSKVGMPGADLGMRAEDPTIAELLKPLGYATGQFGKNHLGDKDEMLPTNHGFDEFFGNLYHLNAEEEPELRDYPPAADFPNFKKNFGPRGVLHCHANLDGTQTIVDTGALTKKRMETIDDEVLTKTKDFIDRQVKAGIPFFVWVNSTHMHFRTHAKPESLGQSGRWQSEYHDVMIDHDKFVGELLDYLDALGITNDTIVQYSTDNGPHKNSWPDAGTSPFRSEKNTNWEGAFRVPALMRWPGVIAPGTVSNEIISHMDMLPTLVAAAGDPDIKEKLLKGHQAGSKTFKVHLDGYNLVPYLKGEVKKSPRNEFFYFSDDGDLMALRYDNWKTVFMEQREKGTCQIWAEPFVVLRVPKLFNLRTDPYEVADITSNTYWDWMFDHIPLVLAAQPLVGQFMSTFQEFPPRQKAASFTVDRVMEKILAGIGSR, encoded by the coding sequence ATGCCGAACGGTCAACCAAACATTCTGATTATCTGGGGGGATGACATCGGTCAGTCTAACCTCAGTTGTTATTCCCACGGCTTGATGGGGTATCAAACACCTAACATCGATCGCATTGCCAAAGAAGGGATACTATTCACAGATTACTACGGCGAACAAAGCTGTACGGCTGGGCGATCGGCCTTTATCACGGGTCAATGCGTTTTCCGCACTGGCTTGAGTAAGGTAGGGATGCCTGGAGCAGACTTGGGAATGCGTGCTGAGGATCCCACCATTGCCGAACTGCTGAAACCATTGGGATATGCCACTGGCCAGTTTGGCAAGAACCACCTGGGCGACAAAGACGAAATGCTGCCCACCAACCACGGGTTTGACGAGTTTTTTGGCAATCTCTATCACCTCAATGCTGAAGAGGAGCCAGAACTGCGAGACTATCCTCCCGCAGCCGACTTCCCTAACTTCAAGAAGAACTTTGGCCCTCGGGGGGTGCTCCATTGCCACGCCAATCTAGACGGCACCCAAACCATTGTAGATACTGGTGCGCTGACGAAAAAGCGAATGGAAACAATTGATGATGAAGTCCTTACCAAAACCAAAGATTTCATCGATCGCCAGGTGAAAGCCGGAATCCCCTTCTTCGTTTGGGTCAACTCGACCCACATGCACTTCCGCACCCACGCGAAGCCAGAGAGTTTGGGACAGTCTGGGCGCTGGCAGTCGGAATACCACGACGTGATGATCGACCACGACAAGTTCGTGGGCGAGTTGCTGGATTATCTGGATGCCCTCGGCATCACCAACGACACGATCGTGCAGTACTCGACCGATAACGGCCCCCACAAGAATTCCTGGCCCGATGCAGGTACGTCCCCGTTTCGGAGTGAAAAGAATACGAACTGGGAGGGGGCATTCCGAGTGCCAGCGCTGATGCGTTGGCCGGGCGTAATTGCACCAGGTACTGTATCCAATGAAATTATCAGTCATATGGATATGTTGCCGACGCTGGTAGCAGCAGCAGGCGATCCAGACATTAAAGAAAAATTGCTTAAGGGTCACCAGGCAGGAAGCAAGACGTTCAAGGTGCATCTCGATGGTTACAACCTGGTGCCTTACCTGAAGGGCGAGGTGAAGAAAAGCCCGCGCAACGAGTTCTTTTACTTCAGCGATGACGGCGATCTAATGGCGTTGCGCTACGATAACTGGAAGACGGTTTTCATGGAACAGCGAGAAAAAGGCACTTGTCAAATCTGGGCAGAACCCTTTGTCGTACTGCGGGTGCCGAAGTTGTTTAACCTGCGTACCGATCCCTACGAGGTTGCTGACATCACCTCTAATACCTACTGGGATTGGATGTTCGATCACATTCCTTTGGTGTTGGCTGCCCAACCGCTGGTAGGCCAGTTCATGTCCACTTTCCAAGAGTTTCCACCTCGTCAGAAAGCAGCTAGCTTCACGGTCGATCGGGTGATGGAGAAGATCTTAGCGGGCATTGGCAGCCGATAA
- a CDS encoding HAD family hydrolase, which produces MTDPLASWKDGAAKQAILNFVANATLPDSSTFVPPPDRIATFDNDGTLWCEQPMYVQAFFVFDRIKELAPQYPEWKDREPFASVLRGDIKSALAGGERALLEMVMATHAGTTTEEFAAIVRDWLAVAKHPKTQRLYTEMVYQPMLELLAYLRANDFKTFIVSGGGVEFMRPWTEQIYGIPPEQVIGSSIKTKFEWRDGKPVILRLPELHFFDDRSGKPAAIQHYIGRRPIAAFGNSDGDLEMLQWTSAGAGRRLGLIVRHTDGDREFAYDRSTMGSLDRALADADREGWVVVDMKNDWKRIFAFES; this is translated from the coding sequence ATGACAGACCCCTTAGCTTCCTGGAAGGATGGAGCTGCCAAGCAGGCAATTCTCAACTTTGTTGCGAACGCGACCTTGCCGGACAGTTCCACCTTTGTCCCCCCTCCCGATCGCATTGCCACCTTCGACAATGACGGCACGCTCTGGTGCGAGCAGCCGATGTACGTGCAAGCGTTCTTTGTCTTCGATCGCATTAAGGAACTCGCCCCGCAATACCCGGAGTGGAAGGATCGAGAGCCGTTTGCGTCGGTACTGAGAGGCGATATAAAATCCGCGCTGGCTGGCGGCGAACGCGCCCTCCTGGAAATGGTGATGGCAACCCATGCCGGCACGACCACCGAAGAGTTCGCCGCGATCGTGAGGGATTGGCTGGCCGTCGCGAAGCATCCTAAAACCCAGCGGCTCTATACCGAAATGGTGTACCAGCCGATGCTGGAACTGCTCGCCTACCTGCGGGCAAACGACTTCAAAACCTTCATCGTCTCCGGTGGTGGTGTGGAGTTCATGCGCCCCTGGACCGAGCAGATCTATGGCATTCCGCCAGAGCAGGTGATCGGCAGCAGCATCAAGACAAAGTTCGAGTGGCGCGACGGCAAGCCCGTCATCTTGCGCCTGCCGGAGTTGCATTTCTTTGACGATCGCTCTGGCAAACCGGCGGCCATCCAGCACTACATTGGGCGACGGCCGATCGCCGCCTTTGGTAACTCCGATGGCGATCTCGAAATGCTGCAATGGACCAGTGCTGGGGCGGGACGGCGACTGGGTCTGATCGTGCGTCACACGGATGGCGATCGCGAATTTGCCTACGATCGTTCGACTATGGGCAGTCTCGATCGGGCGCTCGCTGATGCCGATCGGGAGGGTTGGGTGGTGGTGGATATGAAGAACGACTGGAAGCGGATATTTGCCTTCGAGTCGTAA
- a CDS encoding ISKra4 family transposase (programmed frameshift), which produces MTPEQEKEMQAHVQAIAAILYQNTPSEQLTSLEGIEIAVRQQILEHVSPEIGFFIRTVTGTEAGRRRRVQSSIGQLHLTQKQAQKLKVAPYSQVSPYVERCSLILSANVSYEQAAKDLAMLMGVQISRSTQQRLVHRHEFSPLEVEESVEELSVDGGRIRLRTPLGQPSEWKDYKAVNLHGQAIFATFQDNIALTDWVNRQPLADMVTCIGDGHDGIWNIIAQISIPDSRYEILDWFHLVENLHKIEATAQLLTGVEAFLWRGNVTAAIAELNHLASPQSINFIAYLHKHRHRIPDYWYFQTEQICSIGSGAVESAVKQIARRIKISGAQWNRDNVPQVLKHRSAYLNGSLNLALQN; this is translated from the exons ATGACTCCAGAGCAGGAAAAAGAAATGCAAGCGCACGTTCAAGCTATTGCCGCCATCCTTTATCAGAATACACCATCGGAACAACTAACCAGCTTGGAAGGGATCGAAATCGCTGTGCGGCAGCAAATCCTCGAACATGTCAGCCCAGAAATAGGG TTTTTTATCCGCACAGTTACGGGCACAGAAGCAGGACGCCGCAGGCGAGTGCAAAGCAGCATCGGACAGCTCCACCTCACGCAAAAGCAAGCGCAGAAGCTCAAAGTAGCCCCCTATAGCCAGGTGAGCCCGTATGTGGAAAGATGTAGCCTGATCTTGAGTGCGAATGTATCCTACGAACAAGCCGCCAAAGACTTAGCCATGTTGATGGGAGTGCAAATATCGCGCAGTACACAACAGCGCCTGGTGCATCGCCATGAATTTAGCCCCCTAGAGGTAGAAGAGTCGGTCGAGGAATTAAGTGTCGATGGAGGCAGAATCAGACTGCGCACGCCACTTGGACAGCCAAGTGAGTGGAAGGACTATAAAGCTGTGAACTTGCATGGACAAGCCATATTTGCCACATTTCAAGATAACATTGCCTTAACAGACTGGGTAAATCGACAGCCTTTAGCAGATATGGTTACCTGTATTGGGGATGGACATGATGGGATTTGGAATATTATTGCCCAGATCTCTATACCTGATAGTCGCTATGAAATCTTGGACTGGTTCCATTTGGTGGAAAACCTGCATAAAATTGAGGCTACAGCTCAACTTTTGACTGGGGTCGAAGCTTTTTTGTGGCGGGGTAATGTAACTGCAGCTATTGCTGAGCTCAATCACTTAGCTAGTCCTCAGAGCATCAATTTTATTGCTTATCTGCACAAGCATCGCCATCGTATTCCTGATTATTGGTATTTCCAAACCGAGCAGATTTGCTCTATTGGTTCTGGCGCAGTGGAATCTGCTGTTAAGCAAATCGCTAGACGCATCAAAATCTCTGGCGCTCAATGGAACCGTGATAATGTGCCACAAGTCCTCAAACACCGTTCTGCTTA